In one window of Helianthus annuus cultivar XRQ/B chromosome 17, HanXRQr2.0-SUNRISE, whole genome shotgun sequence DNA:
- the LOC110920586 gene encoding light-induced protein, chloroplastic codes for MSGLSLIPNFPSNSSSTTSYRKLTSRISNFPVNPIRFPAKSSTKLNVFVVRKKHNFSLRASAEENWEPESKDSPVAVAVAEKEPTEIDLLKKQLVDSFYGTNRGLSATSETRAEVVELITQLEAKNPTPAPTEALPLLNGKWILAYTSFLGLYPLLSRGSLPVVKVEEISQTIDSENFTVQNSVVFSGLGSTTAITTNAKFEVRSPKRVQIKFDEGIIGTPQLTDSIVLPENVEVLGQKFDLSPFKGLITSVQDTASNVAKTISNQPPLKFSISQTNAESWLLTTYLDEELRISRSDGGSVFVLLKEGSALLLP; via the exons atgtccGGCCTTTCACTAATACCTAACTTCCCGTCCAATTCGTCATCAACGACGTCGTATCGGAAACTAACCTCCAGAATCTCAAACTTTCCGGTTAATCCGATTCGTTTTCCCGCCAAATCCTCCACAAAATTGAACGTTTTTGTCGTGAGGAAGAAACATAACTTCAGTTTGCGAGCTTCAGCTGAAGAGAACTGGGAACCGGAGTCTAAGGACTCTCCGGTGGCGGTAGCGGTGGCGGAGAAGGAACCGACGGAGATTGATCTGTTGAAGAAGCAGTTGGTTGACTCGTTTTACGGGACGAACCGTGGATTGAGTGCGACGAGTGAAACTAGGGCGGAGGTTGTGGAGTTGATCACGCAGCTTGAGGCCAAGAATCCGACTCCGGCGCCGACTGAGGCTCTTCCTCTTCTCAATGGTAAATGGATATTGGC CTATACATCCTTCCTAGGTTTGTACCCTTTGCTGTCAAGAGGATCCCTGCCAGTGGTGAAGGTTGAAGAGATATCACAAACCATTGACTCTGAAAATTTTACAGTCCAGAACTCAGTCGTTTTTTCTGGACTCGGGTCCACAACTGCAATCACTACAAATGCGAAATTTGAAGTCAGGAGTCCTAAGCGTGTGCAG ATAAAGTTCGATGAAGGGATTATCGGGACACCACAGTTGACGGACTCCATTGTGTTACCAGAAAACGTTGAAGTTTTAGGACAAAAGTTCGATCTGTCTCCATTCAAAGGCTTGATCACATCAGTTCAAGACACGGCTTCCAATGTTGCAAAGACCATTTCCAATCAACCACCATTGAAATTCTCAATCTCTCAAACGAATGCAGAATCATGGTTGTTAACAACTTACCTTGATGAAGAACTTCGTATCTCAAGGAGTGATGGCGGTAGTGTCTTTGTTCTCCTTAAAGAAGGCTCTGCCCTTCTTTTACCTTAA